The proteins below come from a single Aegilops tauschii subsp. strangulata cultivar AL8/78 chromosome 6, Aet v6.0, whole genome shotgun sequence genomic window:
- the LOC109756064 gene encoding uncharacterized mitochondrial protein AtMg00310-like, translating into MYCEGSGQAINKEKSSIFFGRNCPDSVKDRVKNRLGIHNETFHDSYLGMPTKVGNSPTSTFKFLTDRAWQNVHGWSDRPISRAGNETLLKSITQAIPTFVSSCFRLAVATCEKFRQIVSDQWWGREDGKKKMHWRSWAWLSTPKSLGGMGFLDMALFNQALLGKQGWRLLTEHDSLCAHVLKCRYFPNSNFWNAVVPRTASATWRGIIHGRDLLKRGVQWGIGDGRQMSILSDQ; encoded by the coding sequence ATGTACTGTGAAGGATCGggtcaagcaatcaacaaggagaagTCTTCTATCTTCTTTGGTCGGAACTGTCCGGACAGCGTTAAAGACAGGGTGAAGAACCGGCTGGGAATCCATAATGAGACCTTTCATGACTCATATCTTGGTATGCCAACAAAGGTTGGCAACTCTCCAACAAGTACTTTCAAGTTCTTGACCGACAGAGCATGGCAAAATGTCCATGGATGGTCTGACCGGCCGATTTCTAGAGCTGGAAATGAAACCTTGCTCAAGTCCATCACTCAGGCCATTCCGACCTTTGTTTCGAGCTGCTTTCGTCTTGCTGTCGCTACTTGCGAAAAGTTTAGACAGATTGTGTCTGATCAATGGTGGGGCAGGGAGGATGGAAAGAAAAAGATGCATTGGAGATCTTGGGCATGGCTGTCGACCCCGAAGTCTTTAGGTGGCATGGGCTTCCTCGACATGGCCTTGTTCAATCAAGCGCTCTTGGGCAAACAAGGATGGAGGTTACTAACTGAGCATGATTCTCTGTGTGCTCATGTTTTGAAGTGTAGATATTTTCCTAACAGCAACTTCTGGAATGCCGTGGTGCCACGAACTGCTTCTGCCACCTGGAGGGGTATTATCCATGGCCGCGATCTGTTGAAACGTGGGGTTCAGTGGGGGATTGGTGATGGTAGACAAATGAGCATCCTCTCGGATCAGTAG